One region of Mycolicibacterium insubricum genomic DNA includes:
- a CDS encoding YqgE/AlgH family protein, translating into MAQPEDPEDFVAPAAQRVRAGTLLLANTDLMEPTFRRSVIYVVEHNDGGTLGVVLNRSSETAVYNVLPQWAGLVAKPKTMFIGGPVKRDSALCLATLRPGADANGVPGLRPVQGRIAMVDLDADPEAVAPYVEAARIFAGYSGWTIGQLEGEIERDDWIVLSALPTDVLVEPRVDLWSRVLRRQPMPLALLATHPIDVSRN; encoded by the coding sequence ATGGCCCAGCCGGAAGACCCCGAGGACTTCGTCGCGCCCGCGGCGCAGCGGGTGCGTGCCGGGACGCTGCTGTTGGCGAACACCGACCTGATGGAGCCGACCTTCCGGCGCAGCGTGATCTACGTCGTCGAGCACAACGACGGCGGCACCCTCGGCGTGGTGTTGAACCGGTCCAGCGAGACCGCCGTTTACAACGTGTTGCCGCAGTGGGCCGGGCTGGTCGCCAAACCGAAGACCATGTTCATCGGCGGCCCGGTCAAGCGCGACTCGGCGCTGTGCCTGGCCACGCTGAGACCCGGGGCCGACGCCAACGGGGTACCGGGACTGCGGCCCGTGCAGGGGCGCATCGCCATGGTCGATCTGGATGCCGATCCCGAGGCCGTCGCACCCTATGTCGAGGCCGCTCGGATCTTCGCCGGCTACTCCGGCTGGACCATCGGTCAGCTGGAGGGCGAGATCGAGCGCGACGACTGGATCGTGCTGTCGGCGCTGCCCACCGATGTCCTGGTCGAACCGCGGGTTGACCTGTGGTCGCGGGTGCTGCGCCGCCAGCCCATGCCGTTGGCGCTGCTGGCCACCCATCCCATCGACGTCAGCCGGAACTAG
- a CDS encoding MFS transporter, with product MVDARAVVRLWRSVRVLPDFRRLLGLRIASQFGEGLFQAGLAGALLFNPERAASPWAIAGAFAVLYLPYSLLGPFAGALLDRWDRRLVLVAANAGRLVMLVGVGVLLATRSSDLVVLCGALLINGLGRFVASGLSAAIPHVVAREQVVSMNSVATAAGAVATFLGAIAMLLPRHLFGADDTGASTVIFSTTVPIGIALLLALRFAPRALGPDDSARTVHGSVFYTVASGLWYGVRTAAAIPSVRATLTGLAAHRMAFGINTLLVLMLVRHAGDSTVAVAGFGAAVLFVAVTGTGSFLATVATPTLIRRWGRYRTANTALGVAVVVELAGFGLAPAVLMACGFFLGAAGQVVKLSADIAMQLDVDDALRGHVFAVQDSLFWTAFVVAVTASAAFMPADGHAPGLIVAAAAIYLAGLAGHALSAPRTR from the coding sequence GTGGTCGACGCCCGAGCGGTTGTCCGGCTCTGGCGTTCGGTGCGGGTCCTGCCCGACTTCCGCCGACTGCTCGGCCTGCGCATCGCCAGCCAGTTCGGCGAGGGTCTGTTCCAGGCCGGGCTGGCCGGCGCCCTGCTGTTCAACCCCGAGCGGGCGGCGTCGCCGTGGGCGATCGCCGGCGCGTTCGCGGTGCTGTATCTGCCCTACTCGCTGCTGGGGCCGTTCGCCGGGGCGCTGCTGGACCGGTGGGACCGGCGCCTGGTGCTCGTCGCGGCGAACGCCGGGCGCCTGGTCATGCTGGTCGGGGTGGGTGTGCTGCTGGCCACCCGGTCCAGCGACCTCGTCGTGCTCTGCGGGGCCCTGCTGATCAACGGCCTGGGCCGGTTCGTCGCCTCCGGTCTGTCCGCGGCCATCCCGCACGTCGTCGCGCGTGAGCAGGTGGTGTCGATGAACTCGGTGGCGACGGCCGCCGGCGCTGTGGCGACCTTCCTGGGCGCCATCGCCATGCTGCTTCCGCGGCACCTCTTCGGTGCCGACGACACCGGAGCGTCGACGGTCATCTTCTCCACCACCGTGCCGATCGGCATCGCGCTGCTGCTGGCGCTGCGCTTCGCACCCCGGGCGCTGGGCCCCGACGACTCCGCCCGGACCGTGCACGGCTCGGTGTTCTACACGGTGGCCAGCGGCCTCTGGTACGGCGTGCGGACCGCCGCGGCCATCCCCAGCGTGCGGGCCACGCTGACCGGGCTGGCCGCGCACCGGATGGCCTTCGGCATCAATACGCTGCTGGTGCTGATGCTGGTCCGGCACGCGGGTGATTCGACGGTCGCCGTCGCCGGTTTCGGTGCCGCGGTGCTGTTCGTCGCGGTCACCGGCACCGGCTCCTTTCTCGCCACCGTGGCGACGCCGACGCTCATCCGGCGCTGGGGCCGCTACCGCACCGCCAACACCGCGCTCGGCGTCGCCGTCGTCGTCGAACTGGCGGGGTTCGGGCTGGCACCGGCGGTGCTGATGGCGTGCGGCTTCTTCCTGGGCGCGGCCGGTCAGGTGGTCAAGCTCAGCGCCGACATCGCCATGCAGCTCGACGTCGACGACGCCCTGCGCGGACACGTCTTCGCTGTGCAGGATTCGCTGTTCTGGACGGCGTTCGTCGTCGCGGTGACCGCGTCGGCGGCGTTCATGCCGGCCGACGGGCACGCGCCCGGGCTGATCGTCGCCGCCGCGGCGATCTATCTGGCCGGGCTGGCCGGACACGCCCTGTCCGCGCCACGCACCCGCTGA
- a CDS encoding pullulanase: MDYCLGSDDGTAAIFDAAPDIDTNGDGILDAVGLDLDGDGLRDDVLLDLDGDGLADHAGYDVDGSAPRWCTDDGSGTWALAAEPVVRGSPLRWTGLDGSSHEDVGPVDVDGDGRAGERLFDDDGDGLADRIAGTAEDGSAFGFLDTDGDGRWDLKFVDVDGDGTADFAGPVS; encoded by the coding sequence ATGGACTACTGCCTGGGATCCGACGACGGTACGGCCGCGATCTTCGACGCCGCGCCGGACATCGACACCAACGGCGACGGGATCCTCGACGCCGTCGGGCTCGATCTGGACGGCGACGGACTGCGCGACGATGTGCTGCTCGATCTCGACGGTGACGGGCTGGCCGACCACGCCGGCTACGACGTGGACGGATCGGCGCCGCGATGGTGCACCGACGACGGATCCGGCACCTGGGCGCTGGCCGCCGAACCCGTCGTGCGCGGTTCACCGTTGCGCTGGACCGGGCTCGACGGTTCCAGCCACGAGGACGTCGGGCCGGTCGACGTCGACGGCGACGGACGCGCGGGGGAGCGGCTGTTCGACGACGACGGCGACGGGCTGGCCGATCGGATCGCTGGGACCGCTGAGGACGGCTCCGCGTTCGGCTTCCTCGACACCGACGGCGACGGGCGCTGGGATCTCAAGTTCGTCGACGTCGACGGTGACGGGACGGCCGACTTCGCCGGCCCGGTGAGCTGA
- a CDS encoding TIGR03084 family metal-binding protein has translation MSDIAGIVADLSAESDDLDALVAFLSPQRWAEPTPAPGWTIAHQIAHLLWTDRVALVAATDPDGFAAIVAQAWQNPTGFVDAGAEELAALPPQEILAEWRSARGALHEALVQVPDGQKIPWFGPSMSAASMATARLMETWAHGLDVADALGVQREATPRLRSVAHLGVRTRDYAYAVNNLTPPSEPFYVELAGPDDAVWAWGDPAAAQRVTGSAADFCALVTQRRPLAELDLRAVGPDAQQWLGIAQAFAGPPGEGR, from the coding sequence ATGTCGGACATCGCGGGCATCGTCGCCGACCTGAGCGCCGAGAGCGACGACCTCGACGCACTGGTCGCTTTCCTGTCACCGCAGCGCTGGGCCGAGCCGACGCCGGCCCCCGGCTGGACGATCGCGCATCAGATCGCGCACCTGCTGTGGACCGATCGCGTCGCCCTGGTCGCCGCCACCGATCCCGACGGCTTCGCCGCCATCGTGGCGCAGGCGTGGCAGAACCCGACGGGTTTCGTCGACGCGGGCGCCGAGGAACTGGCTGCGCTGCCGCCGCAGGAGATCCTGGCGGAATGGCGGAGCGCGCGCGGGGCTCTGCACGAGGCGCTGGTGCAGGTTCCCGACGGGCAGAAGATTCCGTGGTTCGGGCCGTCGATGAGTGCGGCGTCGATGGCGACGGCGCGGCTGATGGAGACCTGGGCGCACGGGCTCGACGTCGCCGATGCTCTCGGGGTGCAGCGGGAGGCGACGCCGCGGCTTCGCTCGGTCGCACATCTGGGGGTGCGCACCCGCGACTACGCGTACGCGGTCAACAACCTGACCCCGCCGTCGGAACCGTTCTACGTCGAGCTGGCCGGTCCGGACGACGCGGTGTGGGCCTGGGGCGACCCTGCCGCCGCACAACGGGTGACGGGCTCGGCGGCGGATTTCTGTGCGCTGGTGACCCAGCGTCGGCCGCTGGCGGAATTGGACCTGCGGGCCGTGGGGCCCGACGCACAGCAGTGGCTGGGTATCGCCCAGGCCTTCGCGGGGCCACCCGGCGAGGGGCGGTGA
- the leuS gene encoding leucine--tRNA ligase encodes MTDSVSASAPGSDVPAFRYTAALAGAIESDWQVRWADEGTFDVPNPVGPLAPADPAALPTDKMFVQDMFPYPSGDGLHVGHPLGYIATDVYARYFRMTGRNVLHALGFDAFGLPAEQYAIQTGTHPRIRTEANIVNFRRQLGRLGLGHDSRRSFATTDPQYYKWTQWIFLQIYNAWFDPAVNRARPIAELIAEFESGSRTLDDGRSWSALTAGERHDVIDDHRLVYHSDSMVNWCPGLGTVLANEEVTADGRSERGNFPVFRKRLRQWMMRITAYSDRLLEDLDVLDWPDKVKAMQRNWIGRSTGASVLFGSAAGDIEVFTTRPDTLFGASYLVLAPEHELVDELVADAWPDGVDARWTYGAQTPAQAVAAYRSSIAAKSDLERQENKTKTGVFLGAHATNPANGQQVPIFIADYVLVGYGTGAIMAVPGGDQRDWDFATEFGLPVVEVVAGGDVTEAAYTGDGPLVNSGFLDGMTVADAKAAMTQRLVDDGRGRARTEYKLRDWLFARQRYWGEPFPIVYDADGRAHALPVEMLPVELPDIADYSPTMFDPDDADSEPSPPLGRATEWLRVELDLGGGPQIYTRDTNVMPQWAGSSWYELRYVDPHNPDTFCDSRNEAYWMGPRPAEHGAGDPGGVDLYVGGVEHAVLHLLYSRFWHKVLYDLGHVSSREPYRRLVNQGYIQAFAYTDDRGAYVPAADVVERDGRFFYAGPDGEIEVNQEFGKIGKSLKNSISPDEICDDYGADTLRVYEMSMGPLEASRPWSTKDVVGAQRFLQRLWRLVVDEETGELRCTAGDLSEDTLRALHRAIAGVSDDYAGLRNNTAAAKLIEYTNHLTKAYPDGAPAGAVEPLVLMAAPLAPHLAEELWRRLGHDESLAHGPWPVAEEAYLAEDTVEYPVQVNGKVRGRITVPADASREALSEAALADEKVIDFLAGATPKKVIVVPGKLVNLVV; translated from the coding sequence GTGACCGATTCCGTTTCTGCTTCCGCACCGGGCTCCGATGTGCCGGCCTTCCGGTACACCGCCGCGCTGGCCGGTGCCATCGAGTCGGACTGGCAGGTGCGGTGGGCCGACGAAGGCACCTTCGACGTCCCCAATCCGGTCGGGCCGCTGGCACCGGCCGACCCGGCGGCCCTGCCGACGGACAAGATGTTCGTCCAGGACATGTTCCCCTACCCCTCCGGCGACGGACTGCACGTCGGGCACCCGCTGGGCTACATCGCCACCGACGTCTACGCCCGCTACTTCCGGATGACCGGCCGCAACGTGCTGCACGCCCTGGGCTTCGACGCGTTCGGCCTGCCCGCCGAGCAGTACGCCATCCAGACCGGGACGCACCCGCGGATCCGCACCGAGGCCAACATCGTCAACTTCCGCCGCCAGCTCGGCCGGCTGGGGCTGGGCCACGACTCGCGGCGCAGCTTCGCCACCACCGATCCGCAGTACTACAAGTGGACCCAGTGGATCTTCCTGCAGATCTACAACGCATGGTTCGACCCCGCGGTCAACCGGGCCCGGCCGATCGCCGAGCTGATCGCCGAATTCGAGTCCGGTTCCCGGACGCTGGACGACGGCCGGTCCTGGTCGGCGCTGACGGCCGGGGAACGCCACGACGTTATCGACGACCACCGGCTGGTCTACCACAGCGACTCGATGGTCAACTGGTGTCCGGGCCTGGGCACGGTGCTGGCCAACGAAGAGGTCACCGCCGACGGCCGCAGCGAGCGCGGCAACTTCCCGGTTTTCCGGAAGCGGTTGCGGCAGTGGATGATGCGGATCACCGCCTACTCCGACCGGCTGCTCGAAGACCTGGACGTGCTGGACTGGCCGGACAAGGTCAAGGCCATGCAGCGCAACTGGATCGGCAGATCCACCGGCGCATCGGTACTTTTCGGCTCCGCCGCCGGGGACATCGAGGTCTTCACCACCCGCCCCGACACCCTGTTCGGGGCGAGCTACCTGGTGCTGGCGCCCGAACACGAGCTGGTCGACGAACTGGTCGCGGATGCCTGGCCCGACGGCGTGGACGCCCGCTGGACTTACGGCGCACAGACCCCCGCGCAGGCGGTGGCCGCCTACCGCAGTTCGATTGCGGCCAAGTCGGATCTGGAACGCCAGGAGAACAAGACCAAGACCGGCGTGTTCCTCGGTGCCCACGCCACCAATCCGGCCAACGGACAACAGGTTCCGATCTTCATCGCCGACTACGTGCTCGTCGGCTACGGCACCGGCGCGATCATGGCGGTACCCGGCGGCGATCAGCGCGACTGGGACTTCGCCACCGAGTTCGGGCTGCCCGTCGTCGAGGTCGTCGCCGGCGGCGACGTGACCGAGGCCGCCTACACCGGCGACGGCCCGCTGGTGAACTCCGGGTTCCTTGACGGCATGACGGTCGCCGACGCCAAGGCCGCGATGACGCAGCGGCTGGTCGACGACGGCCGCGGGCGGGCCCGCACCGAATACAAGCTCCGCGACTGGCTTTTCGCGCGGCAACGGTACTGGGGCGAGCCGTTCCCCATCGTCTACGACGCCGACGGCCGCGCCCACGCGCTGCCTGTCGAGATGCTGCCGGTGGAGTTGCCCGACATCGCCGACTACTCGCCGACCATGTTCGACCCCGACGACGCCGACAGCGAACCGTCCCCGCCGCTGGGCCGCGCCACCGAATGGCTGCGGGTGGAACTCGACCTCGGCGGCGGCCCGCAGATCTACACCCGCGACACCAACGTCATGCCGCAGTGGGCCGGCAGTTCCTGGTACGAACTGCGCTACGTCGACCCGCACAACCCGGATACCTTCTGCGACAGCCGAAACGAGGCCTACTGGATGGGCCCGCGGCCGGCCGAGCACGGCGCAGGTGACCCGGGCGGAGTGGATCTCTACGTCGGCGGCGTCGAACACGCCGTGCTGCACCTGCTGTATTCGCGATTCTGGCACAAGGTGCTCTACGACCTCGGCCACGTCAGCTCCCGCGAGCCGTACCGGCGCCTGGTCAACCAGGGCTATATCCAGGCGTTCGCCTACACCGACGACCGCGGCGCCTACGTCCCGGCCGCCGACGTCGTCGAGCGCGACGGCCGATTCTTCTACGCCGGCCCCGACGGGGAGATCGAGGTCAATCAGGAGTTCGGCAAGATCGGCAAGAGCCTGAAGAACTCCATCTCACCGGATGAGATCTGCGACGACTACGGCGCCGACACCCTGCGGGTCTACGAGATGTCGATGGGCCCGCTGGAGGCCTCGCGCCCCTGGTCGACCAAGGACGTCGTCGGTGCCCAACGGTTCCTGCAGCGGCTGTGGCGCCTCGTCGTCGACGAGGAGACGGGCGAACTGCGTTGCACGGCCGGTGATCTCAGCGAGGACACGCTGCGGGCGCTGCACCGCGCCATCGCCGGGGTGTCCGACGACTACGCCGGGCTGCGCAACAACACCGCCGCGGCCAAGCTCATCGAATACACCAACCACCTGACCAAGGCCTATCCCGACGGGGCGCCCGCGGGTGCCGTCGAACCGCTGGTGTTGATGGCCGCGCCGCTCGCGCCGCACCTGGCGGAGGAACTGTGGCGCCGGCTCGGGCACGACGAATCGCTGGCGCACGGGCCGTGGCCGGTGGCCGAGGAGGCCTACCTGGCCGAGGACACCGTCGAATACCCGGTGCAGGTCAACGGCAAGGTCCGCGGCCGCATCACGGTGCCCGCCGACGCCTCCCGGGAGGCCCTGTCGGAGGCGGCGCTGGCCGACGAGAAGGTCATCGACTTCCTCGCCGGCGCCACCCCGAAGAAGGTCATCGTGGTGCCGGGCAAGCTGGTCAACCTGGTGGTCTGA
- a CDS encoding SDR family oxidoreductase, which produces MPTAMITGAAGGLGAAIAEALAPTHSLLLAGRPSARLDAVAERLGAPTWPLDLTDSAAVESATEVIAELDVLVHNAGVAYPGRVGDTSIEEWRASMEVNFLGAVGLTLALLPALRAASGHVVFINSGAGRTPSPGLASYAATKFALRAFADSLRADEPELRVTTVYPGRIDTDMQRDLVAYERGEYRPERFLRPETVAAVVAQAINTPPDGVVHEVIVRPR; this is translated from the coding sequence ATGCCTACCGCGATGATCACCGGAGCGGCCGGCGGCCTCGGCGCCGCCATCGCCGAAGCCCTGGCCCCCACCCACAGCCTGCTGCTGGCCGGTCGGCCGTCGGCACGCCTGGACGCGGTGGCCGAGCGGCTCGGTGCACCGACCTGGCCGCTGGATCTCACCGATTCGGCGGCCGTCGAGTCGGCGACCGAGGTGATCGCCGAGCTCGACGTGCTGGTGCACAACGCCGGGGTGGCCTACCCGGGCCGGGTCGGCGACACGTCGATCGAGGAGTGGCGGGCGTCGATGGAGGTGAATTTCCTTGGTGCGGTGGGACTTACCCTTGCGCTGCTGCCGGCGCTGCGCGCGGCCTCGGGGCACGTGGTGTTCATCAACTCCGGCGCCGGGCGCACTCCGTCGCCCGGGCTGGCGTCGTATGCGGCGACCAAGTTCGCGCTGCGCGCCTTCGCCGATTCCCTGCGCGCCGACGAACCCGAGCTGCGGGTGACGACGGTCTATCCGGGCCGCATCGATACCGATATGCAGCGCGATCTGGTGGCCTATGAGCGCGGCGAGTATCGACCGGAACGGTTCCTGCGGCCGGAGACGGTAGCGGCCGTCGTCGCCCAGGCCATCAACACCCCGCCGGACGGTGTGGTGCACGAGGTGATCGTGCGCCCCCGCTGA
- a CDS encoding CCA tRNA nucleotidyltransferase, translating into MSDAENSAPAEADATLLARALVALNTHRELLAELGGRFDAAGHQLYLVGGSVRDALMGRLGTDLDFTTDARPETVQQLLRGWAEAQWDTGIAFGTVGAARGGQQIEITTYRADSYDRVTRNPQVSFGDTLAGDLVRRDFTANAMAVRITGAGPGEFVDPLDGLGALRNRVLDTPASPEVSFGDDPLRMLRAARFVSQLGFTASPRVRTAIEEMAPEISRITAERISAELDKLLLGADPVAGIEVIVSTGLGEQILPEVGAMRMAIDEHHQHKDVYQHSLTVLRQAIDLEGPDGPDLVLRWAALLHDIGKPVTRRHEPGGGVSFHHHEVVGAKMTRKRMRALKYPKQVVDDVSQLVYLHLRFHGYGDGRWTDSAVRRYVTDAGPLLARLHKLVRADCTTRNKRRAARLQATYDELEHRIAELAAREDLDRVRPDLDGNEIMALLGIEAGPEVGRAWRYLKELRMERGPLDPDEARAALLAWWNTTES; encoded by the coding sequence GTGTCCGACGCCGAGAACAGCGCACCCGCGGAAGCCGACGCGACGCTGCTGGCGCGCGCGCTGGTCGCGCTGAACACCCACCGCGAACTGCTGGCGGAACTCGGCGGCCGCTTCGACGCGGCCGGGCACCAGCTGTATCTGGTCGGTGGCAGTGTGCGCGACGCGCTGATGGGCCGGCTGGGCACCGACCTGGACTTCACCACCGACGCCCGCCCGGAGACCGTCCAGCAGCTGCTGCGCGGCTGGGCCGAGGCGCAGTGGGACACCGGCATCGCCTTCGGCACCGTCGGTGCCGCTCGCGGCGGCCAGCAGATCGAGATCACCACCTACCGGGCCGACAGCTACGACCGAGTGACCCGCAACCCCCAGGTGTCCTTCGGCGACACCCTGGCCGGGGACCTGGTCCGGCGGGACTTCACCGCCAACGCCATGGCCGTGCGGATCACCGGCGCCGGGCCGGGCGAGTTCGTCGATCCGCTCGACGGGCTGGGCGCACTGCGCAACCGGGTGTTGGACACCCCGGCCTCACCGGAGGTGTCCTTCGGCGACGATCCGCTGCGGATGCTGCGGGCGGCACGCTTCGTCTCGCAGCTCGGGTTCACCGCGTCGCCCAGGGTGCGCACGGCGATCGAGGAGATGGCGCCGGAGATCTCCCGGATCACCGCCGAGCGGATCTCGGCGGAGCTCGACAAGCTGCTGCTGGGCGCGGACCCGGTGGCCGGCATCGAGGTGATCGTCAGTACCGGGCTGGGTGAGCAGATCCTGCCCGAGGTGGGTGCGATGCGGATGGCCATCGATGAGCATCACCAGCACAAGGACGTCTACCAGCATTCGCTGACCGTGTTGCGCCAGGCCATCGATCTGGAGGGGCCCGACGGCCCGGATCTGGTGCTGCGCTGGGCGGCGCTGCTGCACGACATCGGCAAGCCGGTCACCCGCCGGCACGAGCCCGGCGGCGGGGTCAGCTTCCACCACCACGAGGTGGTCGGCGCCAAGATGACCCGCAAGCGGATGCGCGCGCTGAAGTACCCCAAACAGGTCGTCGACGACGTGTCGCAGCTGGTGTATCTGCACCTGCGCTTCCACGGCTACGGCGACGGCCGGTGGACCGACTCCGCGGTGCGCCGCTACGTCACCGACGCCGGACCGCTGCTGGCCCGACTGCACAAGCTGGTCCGCGCGGACTGCACGACGCGCAACAAGCGCCGGGCCGCGCGCCTGCAGGCCACCTACGACGAGCTGGAACACCGGATCGCGGAGCTGGCCGCCCGCGAGGACCTGGACCGGGTGCGCCCGGACCTGGACGGCAACGAGATCATGGCGCTGCTGGGCATCGAGGCCGGCCCCGAGGTGGGCCGCGCCTGGCGCTACCTGAAGGAACTACGGATGGAACGCGGTCCCCTGGATCCCGACGAGGCCCGGGCCGCGCTGCTGGCCTGGTGGAACACCACCGAATCGTGA
- a CDS encoding LpqN/LpqT family lipoprotein: MRILNARRWQFIAGGAAAVTAGVVGLAGVTTPAPVWADPVAPGPAPATVTETVTVNATPSQNATPGQNATPVAATPTQAAIAPAASGTLEDYFHEHNVKMEPQHSADFTALSITLPMPAGWSQVPDPNVPDAFAVIADRAGGDGLYTSNAQLVVYKLVGSFDPREAISHGFVDAQKLKNWQSTDASFAEFNGFPSSLLEGTYKENDSMINTSRRHVIATAGSDRYLVSLSVNTAVGQVVASADATNAIINGFRVADPTAAPAAVPAVPGATPGVPAASPSVPAAQPGVPAANPAVPAATPAAVPAAVPAR; encoded by the coding sequence GTGCGAATTCTCAATGCCCGTAGGTGGCAGTTCATCGCCGGTGGTGCCGCAGCGGTCACCGCGGGCGTCGTCGGTCTCGCCGGTGTCACCACGCCCGCTCCGGTGTGGGCCGATCCGGTGGCACCGGGTCCCGCGCCGGCCACGGTCACCGAGACCGTCACCGTCAACGCGACCCCGAGCCAGAACGCGACACCTGGCCAGAACGCGACTCCGGTCGCCGCCACCCCGACCCAGGCGGCCATCGCGCCGGCCGCTTCCGGCACGCTGGAAGACTACTTCCACGAGCACAACGTGAAGATGGAGCCGCAGCACTCGGCGGACTTCACCGCGCTGTCCATCACCCTGCCGATGCCGGCCGGCTGGAGCCAGGTGCCCGACCCGAACGTGCCGGACGCGTTCGCGGTGATCGCCGACCGCGCCGGCGGCGACGGCCTGTACACCTCCAACGCACAGCTGGTGGTCTACAAGCTGGTCGGCAGCTTCGACCCGCGCGAGGCCATCAGCCACGGCTTCGTCGACGCCCAGAAGCTGAAGAACTGGCAGTCCACCGACGCGTCGTTCGCCGAGTTCAACGGCTTCCCGTCGTCGCTGCTGGAGGGTACCTACAAGGAAAACGACAGCATGATCAACACCTCGCGACGGCATGTGATCGCCACCGCGGGCTCCGACCGGTACCTGGTGTCGCTGTCGGTGAACACCGCCGTCGGGCAGGTGGTGGCCAGCGCGGACGCCACCAACGCGATCATCAACGGCTTCCGGGTCGCCGACCCGACCGCGGCTCCGGCCGCCGTGCCGGCCGTCCCCGGCGCCACACCCGGCGTGCCGGCGGCCTCACCCTCGGTGCCCGCGGCGCAGCCCGGTGTCCCGGCGGCCAACCCGGCCGTCCCGGCGGCAACCCCCGCCGCGGTCCCGGCGGCGGTGCCGGCCCGCTGA
- a CDS encoding flavin monoamine oxidase family protein, whose translation MSAKREAATVVVVGAGLSGLTAARELHRNGVAVLVLEAADRVGGRAMRETTALGSQVDLGGQWIGHDHHRLMALATELGLTRFPMHTQPLPTILDGGGRLRTVGPTMLVTGVVLATVEAATRFPTPIRWNDVSVQSWLRGVPGTARRLLDVLATISWTADLDRMSLYAAISMLRGQGGLRTALATRGGAQDSLLVEAIGAIPEALAADLGHRVRLGQPVTSITRAPGGVTVRTPSAEIHAEKIVVTVPPPMAARIDYQPPLPAERTEIQQNTYMGSVYKAIAVYPRPFWRERHGAEFIVLERPGRAVFDSSPPDGPGHLCILVGGPEARELDGLSADARREVLLGALVPYLGADILDPAGWHEKSWHLDEFAGGGYMSLPVPGSRAGCLPVASAPVDDIHWAGTETATEHPGYLEGAIQSGLRVAAEIIEALGSGDAKPEGSRTGES comes from the coding sequence ATGAGCGCGAAGCGCGAGGCGGCGACGGTTGTCGTCGTCGGAGCGGGGCTGTCCGGTCTGACCGCAGCCCGTGAACTACACCGCAACGGTGTCGCGGTCCTCGTGCTGGAGGCCGCCGACCGTGTAGGCGGTCGTGCGATGCGCGAAACCACCGCGCTGGGTTCGCAGGTAGATCTCGGCGGCCAGTGGATCGGCCACGACCATCACCGGCTGATGGCACTGGCCACCGAGCTCGGCCTCACCCGGTTCCCCATGCACACCCAGCCGCTGCCGACCATCCTCGACGGAGGCGGTCGGCTACGGACCGTCGGTCCCACCATGTTGGTGACCGGCGTGGTTCTGGCCACCGTCGAAGCCGCCACTCGGTTCCCGACCCCGATTCGATGGAACGATGTGTCGGTTCAATCGTGGCTGCGCGGCGTGCCCGGAACCGCGCGGCGACTGCTGGACGTCCTCGCCACCATCTCCTGGACCGCCGACCTCGACCGGATGTCCCTCTACGCGGCGATCTCCATGCTGCGCGGACAGGGCGGCCTGCGGACCGCTCTGGCAACCCGGGGCGGAGCCCAGGACTCGTTGCTCGTCGAGGCGATCGGCGCAATCCCCGAGGCGTTGGCGGCCGACCTCGGTCACCGGGTCCGGCTGGGGCAGCCGGTCACGTCGATCACCCGCGCTCCCGGCGGGGTGACCGTCCGGACGCCGTCGGCGGAGATCCACGCCGAGAAGATCGTCGTGACGGTGCCGCCGCCGATGGCGGCGCGTATCGACTACCAACCACCCCTGCCGGCCGAACGGACGGAGATCCAGCAGAACACCTACATGGGGTCGGTCTACAAGGCGATCGCGGTGTATCCGCGGCCGTTCTGGCGGGAGCGCCACGGCGCGGAATTCATCGTGCTGGAGCGACCGGGGCGGGCGGTGTTCGACAGCAGTCCACCCGACGGCCCCGGTCACCTGTGCATTCTGGTGGGCGGACCGGAGGCACGCGAACTCGACGGCCTGTCTGCCGACGCGCGCCGGGAGGTTCTACTCGGCGCGCTGGTCCCCTATCTCGGGGCCGACATCCTCGATCCGGCGGGCTGGCACGAGAAGTCCTGGCACCTCGATGAATTCGCCGGCGGCGGGTACATGTCGCTGCCGGTACCGGGCTCCCGGGCCGGGTGTCTCCCCGTCGCTTCGGCTCCTGTCGACGACATCCACTGGGCTGGCACCGAAACGGCGACCGAGCACCCGGGGTATCTGGAGGGCGCCATCCAGTCCGGCCTCCGGGTGGCCGCCGAAATCATCGAAGCCCTCGGCAGCGGTGATGCCAAGCCGGAGGGGTCCCGGACCGGCGAGTCCTGA